The following coding sequences are from one Perognathus longimembris pacificus isolate PPM17 chromosome 13, ASM2315922v1, whole genome shotgun sequence window:
- the LOC125362589 gene encoding olfactory receptor 5B3-like, which yields MGNRTDVTEFILLGLTSDQDLQVPLFITFLIIYIVTVVGNLGMILLIVLDSRLHTPMYFFLGNLSLVDFCYSSAVTPKVMAGLLFADKVISHNACATQVFFFSGFATVENYLLASMAYDRYAAVCKPLHYATTMTTSVCVYLIIGSYVCGFLSASIFNWNAFSLTFCESNVIHHFFCDLPAVMVLSCSDRHFNDLVLLYLASFNIFLALIIILISYVIIFITILKMRSAAGHQKAVYTCASHFTAISIFYGTLIYMYLQPESSHSMDTDKISSVFYTMIIPMLNPVVYSLRNKEVKNAFTKIISKVKYSCV from the coding sequence ATGGGGAATAGGACAGATGTGACCGAGTTCATCCTGCTGGGACTTACCAGCGACCAAGACTTGCAGGTCCCCCTCTTCATCACCTTCCTCATCATCTATATTGTCACTGTGGTGGGGAATCTGGGAATGATCCTCCTGATTGTCTTGGACTCTCGtctccacacccccatgtacttcttcctcggTAATCTCTCTCTGGTGGATTTTTGTTACTCTTCAGCCGTCACTCCTAAGGTCATGGCTGGCCTCCTCTTTGCAGACAAGGTCATCTCCCACAATGCTTGTGCTACTCAGGTGTTCTTCTTTTCAGGCTTTGCTACCGTGGAAAATTACCTGTTGGCCtcgatggcctatgaccgctatgcaGCTGTGTGTAAGCCCCTCCATTATGCCACCACCATGacaaccagtgtgtgtgtgtatctgatcataggCTCCTATGTGTGTGGTTTTCTGAGTGCTTCCATTTTTAATTGGAATGCATTCAGTCTGACCTTCTGTGAGTCCAATGTGATTCATCATTTTTTCTGTGATCTTCCAGCAGTCATGGTTCTCTCTTGCTCTGATAGACACTTCAATGATCTAGTCCTTTTGTATCTCGCCAGCTTCAATATATTTCTTGCTCTCATAATAATCTTAATATCCTATGTGATCATTTTTATCACCATCCTAAAGATGCGCTCAGCTGCAGGACATCAGAAGGCTGTCTACACCTGTGCCTCTCACTTCACTGCTATCTCTATattctatgggactcttatctacatGTACTTACAGCCCGAATCCAGTCATTCAATGGACACTGACAAAATCTCATCTGTGTTTTACACCATGATTATCCCCATGCTCAACCCTGTGGTCTACAGCCTGAGGAATAAGGAAGTCAAGAATGCATTTACTAAAATTATTTCCAAGGTCAAATACTCATGTGTTTGA
- the LOC125362141 gene encoding olfactory receptor 5B3-like, whose product MENRTEVTEFILLGLTSDPDLQVPLFIIFLFIYIITLAGNIGMIFLILLDSHLHTPMYVFLGNLSLVDLCYSSAVTPTVMAVLLVGDKVLSFSACAAQMFCFAAFASAENCLLASMAYDRCAAVCKPLHYSTIMTTSVCSRLIVGCYVIGFLNASIYTGDAFSLFFCKDNVVHHFFCDIPAIMVLSCSDRHVNELLLVYVVSFNIFFALIVIWISYLFIFITILKMRSAAGHRKAVSTCASHFTAVSIFYGTVIFMYLQPSSSHSMDMDKIASVFYTMVIPMLNPLVYSLRNKEVKSAFFKVHSTFFPR is encoded by the exons ATGGAGAACAGAACAGAGGTGACAGAGTTCATCCTGCTGGGACTGACTAGTGACCCAGACCTGCAGGTCCCCCTCTTCATCATCTTCCTCTTTATCTACATCATCACGCTAGCTGGAAACATAGGAATGATTTTCCTGATTCTCTTGGACTCTCATCTTCATACCCCCATGTACGTTTTTCTTGGTAACCTGTCTCTAGTGGATTTGTGTTATTCCTCAGCTGTCACTCCCACAGTCATGGCTGTTCTCCTTGTAGGAGACAAGGTCCTTTCCTTCAGTGCTTGTGCTGCTCAGATGTTTTGCTTTGCTGCCTTTGCTAGCGCAGAAAATTGCCTCTTGGCCTCAATGGCCTATGATCGCTGTGCAGCTGTGTGTAAGCCCTTGCACTACTCCACCATCATGACAACTAGTGTGTGCAGCCGGCTGATTGTAGGCTGCTATGTCATTGGCTTCCTGAATGCCTCCATCTACACTGGGGATGCCTTCAGTCTGTTCTTCTGTAAGGACAACGTGGTCCATCACTTTTTCTGTGACATTCCAGCAATCATGGTTCTCTCTTGTTCAGACCGACACGTGAATGAGCTGCTTCTTGTTTATGTGGTAagctttaatatattttttgcaCTCATAGTTATCTGGATATCCTACCTGTTCATTTTTATCACCATCCTGAAGATGCGCTCAGCAGCAGGACACAGGAAGGCTGTGTCCACCTGTGCCTCCCACTTCACTGCGGTCTCCATTTTCTATGGCACTGTCATCTTCATGTACCTACAGCCCAGCTCCAGTCACTCCATGGACATGGACAAAATCGCATCTGTGTTTTACACCATGGTCATTCCCATGCTCAACCCTCTGgtctacagcctgaggaacaagGAGGTCAAGAGTGCATTCTTCAAAGTCCacagtacattt TTCCCGAGGTGA